The Amphiura filiformis chromosome 12, Afil_fr2py, whole genome shotgun sequence genome includes a region encoding these proteins:
- the LOC140165529 gene encoding uncharacterized protein has translation MCRPHTEEDGMQTQKACREKKGVKLADGKTLDGKGRLHRKRVDALQAFYGKALRTNKGNPEAASAETMAGLYHYAGDHSYCPTRNDTWCNFKKDELSGTNNSEPVDDPFTPAMVAVMKPIYDDLSDVDLLSHCSQCLTQNANESYNSLLWKMAPKEQYSSATQIRTAMCLSTISFNVGWLDAGKRVMAEVVGNECITSSQLTLASKDKLRIRAAQAQALLTNKRKRVLKRLERTAHAFRHSDHSHYLSGGYHVGSTSKRPRTMPRCRTCGAPMKGHGN, from the exons ATGTGTCGGCCACATACAGAAGAGGATGGGATGCAGACTCAGAAAGCTTGTAGAGAAAAAAAAG GAGTGAAACTTGCCGACGGGAAGACATTGGACGGGAAGGGTCGTCTCCACCGTAAAAGAGTAGATGCGCTGCAAGCATTTTATGGCAAGGCTTTGAGGACCAACAAAGGGAATCCTGAAGCAGCGTCAGCAGAAACCATGGCTGGCCTGTATCACTATGCTGGGGACCACAGTTACTGCCCGACAAGAAATGACACCTGGTGCAATTTTAAGAAAGATGAGCTTAGTGGTACTAACAACTCTGAACCAGTTGATGATCCATTTACACCAGCCATGGTAGCAGTAATGAAGCCCATATATGAT GACCTATCTGATGTTGACTTACTATCGCATTGCAGTCAGTGTCTGACACAGAACGCCAATGAGTCCTACAACAGCTTGCTCTGGAAAATGGCTCCAAAAGAGCAATACAGCTCTGCAACACAGATTCGGACAGCAATGTGCTTGTCAACTATTTCTTTTAATGTTGGTTGGCTAGATGCAGGTAAACGAGTTATGGCAGAGGTAGTAGGAAATGAGTGCATTACTTCTTCCCAGCTTACTTTAGCAAGTAAAGACAAACTCAGGATAAGAGCAGCTCAAGCCCAAGCATTACTGACAAATAAGAGAAAGCGTGTCTTGAAGCGTTTAGAGCGAACCGCTCACGCTTTCCGCCATTCGGACCATAGCCACTACTTGTCTGGTGGCTATCATGTTGGCTCTACATCTAAGCGACCACGCACGATGCCCAGATGCCGGACATGCGGGGCCCCAATGAAAGGTCATG GAAATTAG